The Bacteroidota bacterium genome window below encodes:
- the raiA gene encoding ribosome-associated translation inhibitor RaiA — protein MKVNFTSRHFKLHETLQNQIKDKVETLDRNSHPIIHADVILYFERSVNSIKTCEINVKIKNKILIAKESSEDFLKSADKAVERIDSQLFKYFDRKKNGKKESLKYAELEEEEA, from the coding sequence ATGAAAGTAAACTTCACTTCCAGACACTTCAAACTCCACGAAACTCTCCAAAACCAAATTAAAGACAAAGTAGAAACGTTAGACAGAAATAGTCACCCGATTATTCATGCTGACGTTATTTTATATTTTGAAAGGTCTGTTAACAGCATTAAAACATGTGAAATAAATGTGAAGATTAAAAATAAAATATTGATAGCAAAGGAGTCATCAGAAGACTTCCTAAAATCCGCAGATAAAGCAGTTGAGAGAATAGATTCACAGCTGTTCAAATATTTTGACAGAAAAAAAAACGGCAAAAAAGAGTCTCTTAAGTATGCCGAATTAGAAGAAGAAGAAGCATAA
- a CDS encoding AAA family ATPase produces the protein MWSNLIGQERVKNIFKSILASDRISHAYIFYGKPGVGKDAAAIEFAKYLNCENRDPEKGPCDVCKNCKDIQSLKSMLLKFITALPTGKDDDENSVLQSLEKADYESYLSEIESKSENPYHKISLEKANFIRISSIREIKDLIYLTGAENRTKVFLISDADNMNPQSANALLKILEEPPKNSLLILTTSKLNSLLPTIIGRCQKIHFDSISKSNLVKYIKDLKPELGETQLNFYSELADGSVSKAQSILEGNYDELRKKVLVLLRNLVTMNTIKAGFDIDFITGKKDKERVRQFLILMQIWIRDVLYKRSGAEELIINKDELDSISKFAMRYDSDYFDIINLLENSINDIDYNVNLELMLFNLFVKIRELILAGEIKVKT, from the coding sequence ATGTGGTCAAATTTAATAGGACAGGAAAGAGTAAAAAATATTTTTAAGAGTATTCTCGCAAGCGATAGAATTTCTCATGCTTATATTTTTTACGGAAAACCGGGAGTAGGTAAAGATGCTGCTGCAATTGAGTTTGCCAAGTATCTTAACTGCGAAAATCGGGACCCTGAAAAAGGACCTTGTGATGTTTGCAAGAACTGTAAAGATATTCAAAGTTTAAAATCTATGCTTTTGAAATTCATTACCGCTTTACCAACAGGAAAAGATGATGATGAAAATTCAGTATTGCAATCATTAGAAAAAGCAGATTATGAAAGCTATCTGAGTGAGATAGAAAGTAAATCTGAAAATCCTTATCATAAAATTTCACTAGAGAAAGCAAATTTTATCAGGATAAGTTCAATAAGAGAAATAAAAGATCTAATTTATCTGACAGGAGCTGAAAATAGGACAAAAGTTTTTCTCATTTCAGATGCCGATAATATGAATCCTCAAAGCGCGAATGCGTTGTTAAAAATTCTTGAAGAACCGCCGAAAAATTCTTTATTAATTTTAACGACATCAAAATTAAATTCACTGCTTCCTACTATTATAGGAAGGTGTCAGAAAATTCATTTCGACAGCATAAGTAAAAGCAATCTTGTAAAATATATTAAAGATTTAAAGCCTGAACTTGGAGAAACGCAGTTAAATTTTTATTCAGAGCTTGCTGACGGGAGCGTTTCAAAAGCTCAGAGCATTCTTGAAGGAAATTATGATGAACTGAGAAAAAAAGTTTTAGTGTTACTCAGAAATCTTGTGACGATGAATACTATCAAAGCAGGATTTGATATTGATTTCATTACGGGAAAGAAAGATAAGGAAAGGGTGAGACAGTTTTTAATTCTGATGCAGATATGGATAAGAGATGTTCTTTATAAACGAAGCGGGGCTGAAGAGCTGATAATTAATAAAGATGAGCTGGACAGCATTTCAAAATTTGCTATGAGATATGACAGCGACTATTTTGATATAATAAATCTGCTGGAAAATTCAATCAATGATATAGACTATAATGTAAATTTGGAGCTGATGCTTTTTAATTTATTTGTTAAGATAAGAGAGCTGATTTTAGCAGGAGAAATAAAAGTTAAAACGTAA
- a CDS encoding ABC transporter permease: MTQYVIKRILLFIPTLIIITIITFCVCRLAPGDPTEMKMGNTGETQKSDAKNQINETTKKYYRQKFGLDKPLYQQYFIWMGNMLQGDFGNSFKDNRPVIEKIVERIPITLGMNIVSFFLIYLIAVPIGIYSATKQYSLGDRVTTILMFILYSLPNFWLGTLAIVFLCNVEYIKIFPTSGMTSNNYDQLSGIAKLWDVAMHFVLPIIVLSIGSFAFISRQMRSSMLEVIRQDYIRTARAKGLSERKVILKHALRNSLIPILTLLGGLLPAMVGGSFIIETIFSIPGVGQLATQAIFDRDYPIIMAELFLVSFLTVIGILLVDILYSIVDPRIAFNQKSA; the protein is encoded by the coding sequence ATGACACAATACGTCATAAAAAGAATTCTTCTTTTTATTCCCACCCTTATAATTATTACGATTATTACATTTTGTGTCTGCCGTCTTGCACCCGGAGATCCGACTGAAATGAAAATGGGTAATACAGGAGAAACTCAGAAGTCCGATGCAAAAAACCAGATTAACGAAACAACAAAAAAATATTACAGGCAGAAGTTCGGTCTTGATAAACCGCTTTATCAGCAGTATTTCATCTGGATGGGTAATATGCTTCAGGGCGATTTCGGAAATTCATTTAAGGATAACAGACCTGTTATAGAAAAAATTGTAGAGAGAATTCCGATTACATTAGGAATGAACATTGTTTCATTCTTCCTTATATATTTAATTGCAGTTCCTATAGGTATATACAGCGCCACAAAGCAGTATTCATTGGGAGACAGGGTAACAACAATACTGATGTTTATCTTATACTCACTGCCAAATTTCTGGCTGGGGACACTTGCAATTGTTTTTCTCTGTAACGTTGAGTACATAAAAATCTTCCCGACTTCAGGAATGACTTCAAACAACTATGACCAGCTATCGGGAATAGCAAAATTATGGGATGTTGCGATGCACTTTGTGCTTCCAATTATTGTGCTTTCAATAGGAAGCTTTGCATTTATTTCACGACAGATGAGAAGCTCAATGCTTGAAGTTATAAGACAGGATTATATAAGAACAGCCCGCGCAAAAGGTTTATCTGAAAGAAAAGTTATACTTAAGCACGCATTAAGAAATTCATTGATTCCGATTCTTACTTTACTTGGCGGACTTTTACCTGCAATGGTCGGCGGAAGTTTTATTATTGAAACAATTTTCTCAATTCCCGGTGTTGGCCAGCTTGCAACACAGGCAATTTTTGACAGAGACTACCCTATCATTATGGCTGAGTTATTTTTAGTTTCGTTCCTTACAGTTATCGGAATATTGCTTGTAGATATTTTATATTCAATAGTTGATCCGAGAATTGCATTCAATCAAAAATCTGCTTAA
- a CDS encoding BamA/TamA family outer membrane protein, with translation MSLRKYLILFFVFIAYLCVYSQENEQDPGTPKNYNIKLQEVEFQFNGTQTFDESLLEGIISIPKSDGFLTSEFYTDSKRIQKFYFDNGFLDAKVDTSSRMGDDSTKIIAIFNISEKERYRINRVIYNGIENVTSDMHSLLSANTILREGKHYNKTDVQLEISRILTLLVNNGYALAQADVPDIVKFISKDSTLTNKVDIILNFTPRSKFNFGKTSITLINNIYDIEANDLRRELQYSEGEVYSKEKLVSSENRISKIAIFENGRIQIDKIDSVKQIIDLKINAIVTNKYELKPEIFGFDIDGRFYGGAGLTFINKYFFGGGRVFTAGVKALLHDFDYYRYEGLMTLYQPHLFDNDKITGTDNFGITSQNKADINDQRYNITSVKNLASMKYELRSFTYFNNLLLDWKLGNERLSYYDNLLVITPENDTLLKLNQPVINIFTSSIGFSLIHNQVDNLQFPTTGSYAAYSFEETGLLGLLVKSLFNTSTSSYFKLTTQNKVFWDISKENTGTSVLGTKIIIGNIFQYGDNKYLVDTINIDDQLVPNESNFTIGGSATLRGWRAGRLAANVDPEIGGGFIIDGSFEHRTKPFAKSKNTLIRDLGFASFLDYGNIWDSYKSFRLDHIALAVGAGIRYYTIVGAFRFDLGFKLYDPGAPEKQWLFQNDIGTIFKSGEKMQIQFGIGNTF, from the coding sequence ATGAGTTTAAGAAAATATCTGATTCTTTTTTTCGTATTCATTGCTTACTTATGCGTATATTCACAGGAAAATGAACAAGATCCCGGCACTCCGAAAAATTACAATATAAAGCTTCAGGAAGTTGAGTTCCAATTTAACGGCACTCAAACCTTTGACGAATCACTGCTTGAAGGAATTATAAGCATTCCCAAAAGTGACGGTTTTCTTACATCGGAATTTTACACTGACTCAAAACGAATTCAAAAATTTTATTTCGATAACGGCTTCTTAGATGCAAAGGTGGATACCTCATCAAGAATGGGAGATGACAGCACTAAAATAATTGCAATTTTTAATATCAGTGAAAAAGAAAGATACAGAATAAACAGAGTAATTTATAATGGAATTGAGAATGTAACTTCCGATATGCATTCACTTCTTAGTGCAAATACTATTCTCAGGGAAGGAAAACACTATAATAAAACAGATGTACAGCTTGAGATTTCCAGAATTCTGACACTGCTTGTAAATAACGGATATGCACTGGCTCAGGCAGATGTCCCCGATATAGTAAAATTCATTTCCAAAGACAGCACGCTTACCAATAAAGTAGATATAATATTAAATTTCACTCCGCGCTCAAAATTCAATTTCGGTAAGACATCTATTACTTTAATCAATAATATATATGATATTGAAGCAAATGATTTACGCAGAGAGCTTCAATATAGTGAAGGTGAAGTTTACAGCAAAGAAAAACTTGTAAGCAGTGAAAACAGAATTTCAAAAATTGCAATTTTTGAGAACGGAAGGATTCAGATTGATAAAATTGATTCGGTAAAGCAGATAATTGATTTAAAAATTAATGCAATTGTAACAAATAAATATGAGCTTAAACCGGAAATTTTCGGGTTTGATATTGACGGAAGATTTTACGGCGGCGCCGGTTTAACATTTATAAACAAATATTTCTTCGGAGGCGGCAGAGTATTTACTGCAGGAGTAAAAGCTTTGTTACATGATTTTGATTATTATCGTTATGAAGGCCTCATGACATTGTATCAGCCTCATTTGTTTGACAACGACAAAATAACAGGCACAGATAACTTTGGTATAACAAGCCAGAACAAAGCAGATATAAATGATCAAAGGTATAATATTACCAGTGTAAAAAATCTTGCAAGCATGAAATATGAACTACGTTCATTTACATATTTTAACAATCTTCTTTTGGACTGGAAACTCGGGAATGAAAGATTATCTTATTACGATAATCTGCTGGTTATAACTCCTGAAAATGATACACTATTAAAACTGAACCAACCTGTAATTAATATTTTCACATCCTCCATTGGTTTTTCTTTAATTCATAATCAGGTAGATAACTTACAATTCCCAACTACGGGTTCTTATGCCGCATATTCATTTGAAGAAACAGGCTTACTCGGACTTCTGGTAAAAAGTTTGTTTAATACATCTACTTCAAGTTATTTTAAGCTTACTACGCAGAATAAAGTATTCTGGGATATAAGCAAAGAAAATACGGGTACATCCGTTCTCGGTACAAAAATTATTATAGGGAATATTTTTCAATACGGAGATAATAAATATTTAGTTGATACTATAAATATAGATGACCAGTTAGTACCAAATGAATCCAATTTTACGATTGGCGGCAGCGCAACATTAAGAGGTTGGCGCGCAGGAAGACTTGCTGCAAATGTTGACCCTGAAATCGGGGGAGGATTTATAATTGACGGCAGCTTTGAACACAGAACAAAACCTTTTGCTAAATCCAAAAATACATTGATAAGAGATTTAGGATTTGCTTCTTTTCTTGACTATGGAAACATCTGGGATAGTTACAAAAGTTTCAGGTTAGATCATATTGCTTTGGCAGTCGGCGCAGGTATCAGATACTATACTATTGTTGGTGCTTTCCGTTTTGATTTAGGTTTTAAATTATATGACCCCGGCGCACCTGAAAAACAGTGGCTTTTTCAAAATGATATAGGTACAATTTTTAAAAGCGGTGAAAAAATGCAGATTCAATTCGGAATCGGAAATACTTTTTAA
- a CDS encoding HPr kinase/phosphorylase — protein sequence MHKFKDIREIKKESITVEFFYEQCKERFKLEKLSPGAILPEKIITDKDIHRPGLALAGYVDLFTNDRVQIFGNTEMKYLNQLTPEKRIETLTQFFSFNIPCVIITNDNHAIPEIKFLAEQSNTPLFCTPYPTTRFAYFIADFLDDQFAVQAAIHGSFIDVYGVGLLFYGKSGIGKSEIALDLVERGHRLVADDIVMVLKKGESVLMGAGTSLTKNFMEIRGLGIIDVRSIFGIRAIRYQKRVEVIVELEDWDKNKAYERTGLDSKNISLLGIDVEHVNLPIFPGKNITVIAEVIALNYLCKHYGYNAAVKFQESLEAQIQSNSFKRNKNGLDRSIEYFEHDFE from the coding sequence ATGCATAAATTCAAAGATATAAGAGAAATAAAGAAGGAGTCTATAACAGTAGAATTCTTTTATGAGCAATGTAAGGAAAGATTTAAGCTTGAAAAACTTTCTCCCGGAGCAATTCTGCCGGAAAAAATAATTACCGATAAAGATATTCACCGTCCCGGTCTTGCGCTTGCAGGCTATGTGGACTTATTTACCAATGACAGAGTGCAGATTTTCGGCAACACTGAAATGAAATATTTAAATCAGTTAACTCCCGAAAAAAGAATCGAGACACTCACACAATTTTTTTCATTCAATATTCCATGCGTAATTATTACCAATGATAATCACGCAATACCTGAAATAAAATTTTTAGCAGAGCAGAGCAACACTCCCCTTTTTTGTACCCCATACCCTACAACAAGATTCGCATATTTCATAGCAGATTTTCTTGACGACCAGTTCGCAGTTCAGGCAGCTATACACGGTTCGTTCATTGATGTTTATGGAGTAGGGTTGTTGTTCTATGGTAAATCAGGAATAGGAAAATCAGAAATTGCTCTGGACTTAGTTGAGCGAGGGCACAGACTTGTTGCCGATGATATTGTAATGGTGCTTAAAAAAGGAGAATCTGTTTTAATGGGAGCAGGAACATCGCTCACAAAAAATTTTATGGAAATCCGCGGACTTGGAATAATAGACGTCCGCAGCATATTCGGAATCCGCGCAATAAGATATCAGAAAAGAGTTGAGGTTATAGTAGAGCTTGAGGACTGGGATAAGAATAAGGCGTATGAAAGAACGGGACTTGATTCAAAAAATATTTCACTGCTCGGAATAGATGTAGAGCATGTAAATCTTCCGATTTTTCCGGGGAAGAACATCACGGTAATTGCGGAAGTAATTGCTTTGAATTATCTCTGCAAACATTACGGATATAATGCAGCAGTCAAGTTTCAGGAGAGTCTTGAAGCGCAGATACAAAGTAATTCATTCAAAAGAAATAAAAACGGCTTGGATAGAAGTATAGAATACTTCGAGCACGATTTTGAGTAA
- a CDS encoding ABC transporter permease has translation MSLQEENSEPQGLTEDQIKSQKEVDSTYWSFVKHQFKKNKPAVVSLYIVLLLVILAVFADFLAYSKPIYTSYNGQTYFPVFKDYAVSMGLTKWDPPELINVNWKTLDDQGKLGTTIWPLITPYGPGEVDLSNVLSKPTSTHLLGTDPIGRDLVAGLIHGSRISLSVGFVAAGLAVLIGVLLGSLAGFYGGTVDILIMRFVEIMTNMPIFFLIIVIVAIYGSSIWYIMAAIGLTGWTTDAKLIRGEILKVRNMEYVTAANSVGLPNMRILFRHILPNAIAPVLVSGAFAVASAILIEASLSFLGFGVKATTVTWGSLINSAREASNAWWLAIFPGFMIFLSVVAYNLIGEGLRDALDPRLRD, from the coding sequence ATGAGTTTACAGGAAGAAAATAGTGAACCGCAAGGTTTAACAGAAGACCAGATAAAATCTCAGAAAGAAGTTGACTCAACTTACTGGTCATTTGTAAAGCATCAGTTCAAAAAAAATAAACCCGCAGTTGTATCGTTATACATTGTATTATTGCTTGTGATTTTAGCTGTCTTCGCAGACTTTTTAGCGTACAGCAAACCAATTTATACTTCATATAATGGGCAGACATATTTTCCGGTATTCAAAGATTATGCCGTATCAATGGGACTTACAAAATGGGACCCGCCGGAGCTCATTAACGTAAACTGGAAAACACTTGATGACCAGGGAAAACTCGGCACTACGATCTGGCCATTGATTACACCTTACGGTCCGGGTGAAGTTGATTTATCGAATGTTCTTTCAAAACCAACAAGTACACATTTATTAGGAACTGACCCTATCGGCAGGGATTTAGTCGCAGGACTTATACACGGCTCGCGGATTTCTTTATCTGTAGGTTTTGTTGCCGCAGGTTTAGCTGTGCTTATAGGTGTGCTTTTAGGCAGTCTGGCTGGGTTTTATGGAGGAACAGTGGATATTCTTATTATGAGATTTGTGGAAATTATGACGAATATGCCAATTTTCTTTTTGATTATAGTAATTGTTGCGATTTACGGTTCAAGTATATGGTACATTATGGCAGCTATCGGTCTAACAGGCTGGACAACAGATGCTAAGCTTATTAGAGGTGAAATTCTTAAAGTAAGAAATATGGAATATGTAACGGCTGCTAATTCAGTCGGTCTGCCGAATATGAGAATATTATTCAGACATATTTTGCCCAATGCCATTGCTCCGGTTCTGGTATCGGGTGCATTTGCAGTTGCATCAGCTATTTTAATTGAAGCATCTTTAAGTTTTCTTGGATTTGGTGTAAAAGCAACAACGGTAACATGGGGTTCATTGATCAATTCTGCCAGAGAGGCTTCAAATGCCTGGTGGCTTGCAATATTCCCCGGATTTATGATATTCTTATCTGTTGTGGCATATAACTTGATAGGAGAAGGGTTAAGGGACGCTTTAGACCCGCGACTAAGAGATTAG
- a CDS encoding GNAT family N-acetyltransferase: protein MDIIRFSDNDSVEELTSLLHDAYKVLADMGLNFVATYQTAEYTRNFLKNGECFIIKNEDGRIIATVMYYNSPFMKEKDTPEWYLNEFVAYFGKFAVHPEYQCKGIGGKMMEFMEEYAKSKDKTELALDTSEKALHLIKHYEKKGYRFIQHHQWDVTNYRSVVMSKKLY, encoded by the coding sequence GTGGATATAATAAGATTTTCAGATAACGATTCTGTTGAAGAGCTTACCTCATTGCTGCATGATGCTTACAAAGTACTTGCAGATATGGGGCTGAACTTTGTTGCTACGTATCAGACTGCAGAATACACAAGAAATTTTTTAAAGAACGGTGAGTGCTTTATTATAAAAAATGAAGACGGCAGGATAATAGCGACTGTGATGTATTATAACTCCCCATTCATGAAAGAAAAAGATACTCCTGAATGGTACCTGAACGAGTTCGTTGCATACTTCGGAAAATTTGCAGTTCATCCTGAATATCAGTGCAAAGGAATCGGTGGAAAGATGATGGAATTTATGGAAGAATATGCAAAATCAAAAGACAAGACTGAGCTTGCTCTGGATACTTCGGAGAAAGCACTGCATCTTATAAAACATTATGAAAAGAAAGGATACAGATTTATTCAGCATCACCAATGGGATGTGACTAATTATAGGAGTGTGGTGATGAGCAAAAAGCTGTATTAA
- a CDS encoding ABC transporter permease: MQLLIQFIKKELIQFRRDPKMFAVVLVLPVLQLIMLGYAANFDLNIVHTAVLDRDKSEASRDFIQLFEKSGYFNMDYYVSSYDELTDLLDKGKVLTAIVIPTEYEKKINSNRTANVQLIFDGSDGNKAAIAAGYAAGIVSGYSQDLLLERAERTGRKTTIIGTITPEVRIWYNPNLTTRTYMLPGIVGLIILIVTTSLTSLAIVKEREVGTLEQLIVTPVKPYQMILGKFIPFIIIGFVSCTIVLTVMRFWFGIEVKGSIAFLFLCTFVYMLSTLGLGLFVSTISKTQQQAMMTSAFGVLLPMLFFSGFIFPIENMPKIVQYITYAIPLKYYIIMIRGIVLKGNTLMDLWQDLLILFGIGVVILALSSLRFNKKLD, encoded by the coding sequence ATGCAGTTGCTGATTCAATTCATAAAGAAGGAATTAATACAGTTCAGGCGTGATCCGAAGATGTTTGCAGTTGTGTTAGTCTTACCAGTACTGCAGTTAATTATGCTCGGCTACGCCGCTAACTTTGATTTAAATATAGTTCATACAGCCGTACTTGACAGGGATAAATCAGAGGCAAGTCGTGATTTCATTCAGCTCTTTGAAAAATCGGGTTACTTCAATATGGATTATTATGTATCAAGTTATGATGAGCTCACTGACTTACTCGATAAAGGAAAAGTCTTAACTGCCATAGTTATACCTACAGAATACGAAAAGAAAATTAATTCAAACCGGACTGCAAACGTGCAGTTAATCTTCGACGGCTCAGACGGAAACAAAGCAGCAATAGCTGCGGGATATGCTGCGGGAATTGTATCGGGATATTCACAGGATTTATTACTTGAGCGCGCGGAACGAACAGGAAGAAAAACTACTATCATAGGAACAATCACTCCCGAAGTAAGAATATGGTATAACCCCAACCTCACAACACGCACTTACATGCTGCCCGGAATTGTAGGACTTATAATTTTAATCGTTACAACAAGCTTAACATCACTTGCAATTGTTAAGGAGCGTGAGGTTGGTACGCTCGAGCAATTGATTGTCACTCCTGTAAAACCCTATCAGATGATACTCGGCAAATTTATTCCGTTTATAATAATAGGATTTGTATCGTGCACAATTGTGCTTACTGTTATGAGGTTCTGGTTCGGCATTGAAGTGAAGGGCAGCATAGCTTTTTTATTTTTATGTACATTTGTTTATATGCTCTCAACATTGGGACTCGGACTTTTTGTATCCACAATTTCCAAAACTCAGCAGCAGGCAATGATGACTTCTGCATTCGGTGTTTTGCTGCCAATGCTTTTCTTCTCGGGATTTATTTTCCCTATAGAAAACATGCCGAAGATTGTACAGTACATTACCTATGCAATACCGTTAAAATATTACATCATAATGATTCGCGGAATTGTTTTGAAGGGAAATACATTGATGGATTTATGGCAGGACTTATTGATTCTTTTCGGAATAGGAGTTGTCATACTTGCGTTAAGTTCACTCCGCTTCAATAAAAAACTCGATTAG
- a CDS encoding DUF2795 domain-containing protein, producing the protein MVWTLELASYLDDAPWPANKSELIDYATRSGAPQEVVENLEDLEDHDEPYESIEEIWLDYPTDEDFFYDEEAKDF; encoded by the coding sequence ATGGTTTGGACGCTTGAACTTGCTTCCTATCTTGACGACGCACCATGGCCAGCTAACAAATCAGAACTTATTGATTACGCTACCAGATCCGGTGCTCCGCAAGAGGTCGTCGAAAATCTGGAAGATCTTGAAGACCATGACGAACCGTACGAAAGCATAGAAGAAATTTGGCTTGATTATCCTACAGACGAGGACTTTTTCTACGACGAAGAAGCTAAGGATTTTTAA
- a CDS encoding ABC transporter permease, with product MFTRIFAIVKKEFRQIVRDKRSLILIFFYPVFMLILFGYALNFDVTHIKIGVYDLEKSEFSREFIKTFNSSEYFDIVKYISAPDEVNQSLVDKSVQCVLTIPADFSQKFYSKEKTNVQFLVDGVNGNTATIIMNYVNAATLGFSQKISADIFAKAGGKITMPVNISGVFWYNPDLKTTEFLIPGLIATILIVICVTLTAVSIVREKEQGTIEQINVSPVSPLELILGKIIPYILLAILISILVLILGAILFGVQIKGSILYMFIGTLLYLIACLSMGIFVSTIADSMQVAFQLSTLISQLPTNILSGFIFPIESMPAPIQIITNLSPAKFFLVILRSVVIKGTGIETFWQQYIYLTIFALAFLTIAMIRTARQRRTV from the coding sequence ATGTTTACAAGAATATTTGCCATAGTGAAAAAAGAGTTCAGACAAATCGTCCGCGATAAGCGTTCGCTGATTCTCATTTTTTTCTACCCTGTATTCATGCTTATTTTATTCGGATATGCTCTGAACTTCGATGTTACTCATATTAAAATTGGAGTGTATGATTTAGAAAAATCAGAGTTTTCAAGAGAGTTCATTAAAACATTTAACTCTTCAGAATATTTTGATATAGTAAAATACATCAGCGCTCCCGATGAAGTAAATCAATCACTCGTTGATAAAAGTGTTCAGTGCGTGCTTACAATCCCAGCTGATTTCTCTCAAAAGTTTTATTCTAAAGAAAAGACAAACGTTCAGTTCTTAGTTGACGGTGTTAACGGCAACACTGCTACAATTATAATGAACTACGTCAATGCAGCAACGCTGGGGTTCTCACAAAAAATTTCAGCAGATATTTTTGCAAAGGCAGGCGGTAAAATTACAATGCCTGTGAATATATCAGGCGTTTTCTGGTACAATCCCGATCTGAAAACGACTGAGTTCCTAATCCCGGGTCTTATTGCAACAATTCTTATTGTCATCTGCGTTACACTCACTGCTGTATCGATTGTCCGCGAGAAAGAACAGGGAACAATAGAGCAGATTAATGTCTCCCCCGTTTCTCCGTTGGAGTTAATTCTCGGGAAAATTATTCCGTACATTTTGTTGGCTATACTTATTTCAATTTTAGTTCTAATACTCGGCGCAATTTTATTCGGAGTTCAGATAAAGGGAAGCATCTTGTACATGTTCATAGGGACGTTATTATATCTTATTGCTTGCCTGAGTATGGGAATTTTTGTTTCTACTATTGCTGACTCAATGCAAGTCGCATTTCAGCTCAGCACATTAATATCCCAGCTGCCTACAAATATTTTATCGGGATTTATTTTCCCTATTGAAAGCATGCCGGCACCGATTCAGATTATTACAAATCTCTCCCCTGCTAAATTTTTCCTTGTAATACTCCGTTCAGTAGTTATTAAAGGCACAGGCATAGAAACATTTTGGCAGCAATATATTTACCTGACGATTTTTGCTTTAGCTTTCTTAACAATTGCTATGATTCGCACTGCGAGACAAAGGAGGACTGTGTAA